In Penaeus monodon isolate SGIC_2016 chromosome 7, NSTDA_Pmon_1, whole genome shotgun sequence, the following are encoded in one genomic region:
- the LOC119574869 gene encoding uncharacterized protein LOC119574869, with product MKVTIALLLTAACVVASPAKLPGQAHGHTHLPQPIIPYNFGYEVADAATNNFQNRAEIKTPNGDVFGSYSWLMPTNEILTLSYNVTGTAGFQYSINITPVGAAATTA from the exons ATGAAG GTGACAATCGCACTTCTCCTGACAGCTGCCTGTGTAGTCGCCAGCCCTGCCAAGCTCCCCGGCCAGGCCCATGGTCACACACACCTCCCGCAG CCCATCATCCCGTACAACTTCGGCTACGAGGTCGCGGACGCCGCCACCAACAACTTCCAGAACCGCGCCGAGATCAAGACGCCCAACGGAGACGTCTTCGGCTCCTACTCGTGGCTGATGCCCACCAACGAGATCCTGACCCTCTCTTACAACGTCACCGGGACCGCGGGCTTCCAGTATTCCATCAACATCACCCCCGTCGGCGCAGCTGCCACAACGGCGTAA
- the LOC119574870 gene encoding uncharacterized protein LOC119574870, translated as MKVLAIVLALVAAVALAVPAPQGHSAAQTTYPVIPYNYGYEVADAATNNFQNRAEIKLPNGDVFGSYSWLMPTNEIFTLSYNVTGNLGFRYSINITPVGAAQ; from the exons ATGAAG GTCCTAGCTATTGTGTTGGCTTTGGTAGCAGCAGTGGCGCTTGCCGTCCCGGCGCCACAGGGTCACTCGGCCGCCCAAACAACATAT CCTGTCATCCCGTACAACTACGGTTACGAGGTCGCGGACGCCGCCACCAACAACTTCCAGAACCGCGCCGAGATTAAGCTTCCCAACGGAGACGTCTTCGGCTCCTACTCGTGGCTGATGCCCACCAACGAGATCTTCACCCTCTCCTACAACGTCACCGGAAACCTGGGCTTCCGCTACTCCATCAACATCACCCCCGTCGGCGCAGCGCAATAA